A window of the Vicia villosa cultivar HV-30 ecotype Madison, WI unplaced genomic scaffold, Vvil1.0 ctg.001440F_1_1, whole genome shotgun sequence genome harbors these coding sequences:
- the LOC131635157 gene encoding heavy metal-associated isoprenylated plant protein 39-like isoform X2, whose translation MAQKVVLKVLTMTDDKTKKKSIEAVADIYGVDSIETDVNEQKLTVIGEMDTVAVMKKLKKVGKVDIVSVGPAVEEKKEEKKEEKEEKKEEKQEEKK comes from the exons ATGGCTCAG AAGGTGGTGTTAAAGGTCCTTACTATGACGGATGACAAAACAAAGAAGAAATCAATAGAAGCAGTTGCAGATATCTATG GGGTTGATTCAATCGAGACAGATGTTAATGAACAGAAGTTAACAGTGATTGGCGAAATGGATACAGTGGCAGTAATGAAGAAGCTAAAGAAAGTGGGGAAGGTAGATATAGTATCAGTTGGACCTGCCgtagaagagaagaaagaagagaagaaagaagaaaaggaagagaaaaaggaagagaaaCAAGAGGAGAAAAAATAA
- the LOC131635157 gene encoding heavy metal-associated isoprenylated plant protein 39-like isoform X1, whose translation MAQQKVVLKVLTMTDDKTKKKSIEAVADIYGVDSIETDVNEQKLTVIGEMDTVAVMKKLKKVGKVDIVSVGPAVEEKKEEKKEEKEEKKEEKQEEKK comes from the exons ATGGCTCAG CAGAAGGTGGTGTTAAAGGTCCTTACTATGACGGATGACAAAACAAAGAAGAAATCAATAGAAGCAGTTGCAGATATCTATG GGGTTGATTCAATCGAGACAGATGTTAATGAACAGAAGTTAACAGTGATTGGCGAAATGGATACAGTGGCAGTAATGAAGAAGCTAAAGAAAGTGGGGAAGGTAGATATAGTATCAGTTGGACCTGCCgtagaagagaagaaagaagagaagaaagaagaaaaggaagagaaaaaggaagagaaaCAAGAGGAGAAAAAATAA